One Caretta caretta isolate rCarCar2 chromosome 8, rCarCar1.hap1, whole genome shotgun sequence DNA window includes the following coding sequences:
- the GPR88 gene encoding G protein-coupled receptor 88: MPNLSSSSVWSPSSSLLLLCEESTGTRISLSLIYSLLALVGTLSNVTVIYLVFSFKKLQTTSNAFIVNGCVADLSVCALWMPQEAVLGLLPPSSSSAHSAGYRLLRDGLLGLGLTVSLLSHLLVALNRYVLITKAPSTYLALYQQRRTGWMIGLSWALALLLVLLLPGLWTQWLSQQSSQREISSASNSSHYTALLVALAVLSQTMLLLHCYLGIVRRVRVSVKRVSVFNFHLLHQLPFPAAPLPARRVQRRLSSVSVLLLCCVFLLGTQPVVWVSLLGFFLQSVPRALQVTSWLLFCSLSAFNPLLYTWKNEEFRRSVRSVLPRGETPAVTVAAAAAAFPTVSLPCQEQLRQGTRVESLGNLVLQ; encoded by the coding sequence ATGCCCAACCTTTCGTCCTCTTCTGTCTGGAGTCCAAGCTCCTCTCTGCTGCTACTGTGTGAAGAATCCACGGGGACCAGAATCTCCTTGTCTCTCATCTATTCACTGTTAGCCCTTGTGGGGACCTTATCCAATGTGACGGTCATTTACCTGGTCTTCTCCTTCAAGAAGCTACAGACCACCAGCAATGCCTTCATCGTGAACGGCTGTGTAGCTGACCTGAGTGTCTGTGCCCTCTGGATGCCGCAGGAAGCGGTGCTGGGGCTGTTGCCCCCTAGCTCCTCCTCTGCTCATTCAGCAGGATACAGGCTGCTGCGGGATGGGCTCCTTGGCCTTGGCCTCACTGTCTCCCTGCTCTCCCACCTGCTGGTGGCCCTCAACCGGTATGTGCTGATCACCAAGGCACCCAGCACTTACCTGGCACTTTACCAGCAGAGGCGCACAGGGTGGATGATCGGACTTTCCTGGGCACTTGCCCTGCtcttggtgctgctgctgcctgggctctggACACAATGGCTGTCACAGCAGTCATCTCAGCGGGAGATCAGCAGTGCCAGCAACAGTTCACACTACACTGCCCTGCTGGTAGCACTGGCCGTGCTCAGCCAGACCATGCTGCTGCTCCATTGCTACCTGGGCATCGTGAGACGGGTGCGGGTCAGTGTCAAACGGGTCAGCGTCTTCAACTTCCACCTCCTGCATCAGCTgcccttccctgctgccccactGCCTGCCCGCCGGGTTCAGCGGCGCCTCAGCAGTGTCTCCGTGCTGCTCCTGTGCTGTGTCTTCCTTCTGGGCACCCAGCCTGTGGTCTGGGTGAGCCTGCTAGGCTTCTTCCTGCAGTCCGTACCCCGGGCATTGCAGGTGACCAGCTGGCTGCTCTTCTGCTCCCTGTCTGCATTCAACCCATTGCTCTATACCTGGAAGAATGAGGAATTCAGGCGCTCTGTGCGCTCAGTGCTGCCCAGAGGAGAGACCCCAGCTGTAactgtggcagcagcagctgctgccttccCCACGGTGTCACTGCCTTGCCAGGAACAGTTGCGGCAGGGTACCAGAGTTGAGAGCCTGGGGAACCTAGTGCTCCAGTGA